From Streptomyces sp. NBC_00683, one genomic window encodes:
- the gabT gene encoding 4-aminobutyrate--2-oxoglutarate transaminase, translating into MSDIPQERRVVTAIPGPKSVELQARRVAAVAAGVGSTLPVFTARAGGGIIEDVDGNRLIDFGSGIAVTSVGASAEAVVRRATAQLADFTHTCFMVTPYEGYVEVCEQLAELTPGDHAKKSALFNSGAEAVENAVKIARAYTKRTAVVVFDHGYHGRTNLTMALTAKNMPYKQGFGPFAPEVYRVPVAYGYRWPTGAENAGAEASAQAIDEITKQIGADNVAAIIIEPVLGEGGFIEPAKGFLPAIAQFAKDNGIVFVADEIQSGFCRTGQWFACEDEGIVPDLITTAKGIAGGLPLSAVTGRAEIMDAAHAGGLGGTYGGNPVACAGALGAIETMRELDLNGKARRIEEVMKGRLAELQSKLPNGDIIGDIRGRGAMIAIELVKSGTKDPDAAAAAALAKACHAEGLLVLTCGTYGNVLRFLPPLVIGEDLLNEGLDIIEQAFATL; encoded by the coding sequence ATGTCCGACATTCCGCAGGAGCGCCGCGTCGTCACTGCCATTCCCGGCCCGAAGTCGGTCGAGCTGCAGGCTCGCCGCGTCGCTGCCGTCGCCGCGGGCGTGGGCTCCACGCTGCCGGTGTTCACCGCCAGGGCGGGCGGCGGGATCATCGAGGACGTGGACGGCAACCGGCTGATCGACTTCGGTTCCGGTATCGCCGTGACGTCCGTGGGCGCATCGGCCGAGGCGGTCGTGCGCCGCGCCACCGCGCAGCTCGCCGACTTCACCCACACCTGTTTCATGGTCACGCCGTACGAGGGCTACGTCGAGGTCTGCGAGCAGCTCGCCGAGCTGACGCCGGGCGACCACGCGAAGAAGTCGGCGCTGTTCAACTCGGGCGCCGAGGCCGTCGAGAACGCCGTGAAGATCGCCCGCGCCTACACCAAGCGCACCGCGGTCGTCGTGTTCGACCACGGCTACCACGGCCGGACGAACCTCACGATGGCGCTGACCGCGAAGAACATGCCGTACAAGCAGGGCTTCGGTCCGTTCGCGCCCGAGGTCTACCGCGTCCCGGTGGCGTACGGCTACCGCTGGCCGACCGGCGCCGAGAACGCGGGTGCCGAGGCGTCCGCGCAGGCCATCGACGAGATCACCAAGCAGATCGGCGCGGACAACGTCGCGGCGATCATCATCGAGCCGGTCCTGGGCGAGGGCGGTTTCATCGAGCCGGCCAAGGGCTTCCTCCCGGCGATCGCGCAGTTCGCGAAGGACAACGGCATCGTCTTCGTCGCGGACGAGATCCAGTCCGGCTTCTGCCGCACCGGCCAGTGGTTCGCCTGTGAGGACGAGGGCATCGTCCCCGACCTGATCACCACGGCCAAGGGCATCGCGGGCGGCCTGCCGCTCTCGGCGGTGACCGGTCGCGCCGAGATCATGGACGCCGCGCACGCCGGCGGCCTCGGTGGCACGTACGGCGGCAACCCGGTGGCCTGCGCGGGTGCGCTCGGCGCCATCGAGACGATGCGTGAGCTGGACCTGAACGGGAAGGCCAGGCGCATCGAGGAGGTCATGAAGGGCCGTCTGGCCGAGCTGCAGTCCAAGCTCCCGAACGGCGACATCATCGGTGACATCCGGGGCCGTGGCGCGATGATCGCGATCGAGCTCGTGAAGTCGGGCACGAAGGACCCCGACGCGGCAGCCGCGGCGGCGCTGGCCAAGGCCTGCCACGCCGAGGGCCTGCTGGTGCTGACCTGTGGCACGTACGGCAACGTCCTGCGCTTCCTGCCGCCGCTCGTCATCGGTGAGGACCTGCTGAACGAGGGCCTGGACATCATCGAGCAGGCGTTCGCCACGCTCTGA
- a CDS encoding phosphatase PAP2 family protein: MRETPRPQGTAGDAGPGLPQCRPGRALAHTTGASGSGTPHRSDGRSPHTPRGARQTDPTGHLGTIPPVPRWPVLLVYRVSALLALFALVTWQVVADGPLLGPDERAGLALAGRGSARLSDFFADLGNMQVAVPVLACAVVFAWFRRDRRAALCAVAVMAAVPVLVVPLKLWTDRQGPLTEATGYYPSGHTATAAVAYGAAALLLAPYVRRSWMMLVAAVLMTAATSIGLVLRGYHWPLDVFASWCLSAVLLLVLREVSFRSRRRSSSGTPSC; encoded by the coding sequence ATGAGAGAAACACCCCGCCCGCAGGGGACTGCGGGCGATGCCGGGCCGGGGCTCCCCCAGTGCCGACCCGGTCGTGCCCTGGCGCACACCACTGGAGCTTCTGGCTCCGGAACTCCTCACCGATCGGATGGCCGCTCGCCCCACACCCCCCGGGGCGCGCGGCAAACCGATCCGACCGGCCACCTCGGAACAATCCCCCCTGTTCCCCGGTGGCCGGTTCTTCTCGTTTACCGGGTGTCGGCGCTGCTGGCGCTCTTCGCACTGGTCACCTGGCAGGTCGTGGCCGACGGCCCCCTGCTCGGACCCGACGAACGGGCCGGTCTGGCGCTGGCCGGACGGGGTTCCGCCCGGCTCTCCGACTTCTTCGCCGATCTCGGCAACATGCAGGTCGCCGTGCCGGTGCTGGCGTGCGCGGTCGTCTTCGCCTGGTTCCGTCGTGACCGTCGTGCCGCGCTGTGCGCCGTGGCGGTCATGGCGGCGGTACCCGTGCTGGTCGTTCCCCTCAAGCTGTGGACCGACCGCCAGGGGCCGCTGACCGAGGCGACCGGCTACTACCCCTCGGGCCACACGGCCACGGCGGCGGTGGCGTACGGGGCCGCGGCCCTGCTGCTCGCGCCGTACGTGCGCCGTTCATGGATGATGCTCGTCGCCGCCGTCCTGATGACGGCGGCGACGAGCATCGGTCTGGTGCTGCGCGGCTACCACTGGCCGCTGGACGTGTTCGCCAGCTGGTGCCTGAGCGCGGTACTGCTGCTGGTGCTGCGGGAGGTCAGCTTCCGAAGTAGGCGTCGAAGTTCTTCTGGAACTCCCAGTTGTTGA
- a CDS encoding chitinase, whose amino-acid sequence MERTGPPARFSGLLAAFSAALLAAGGLVASAPAAGAADADLARNGGFEAGLDGWSCTGGSGAVVSTPVHGGTSALKATPAGSDNAKCSQTVTVKPDSTYTLSAWVQGSYVYLGASGTGTTDVSTWTQSAGAYTKLTTTFRTGAATTSVSVYTHGWYGTPAYYADDLTLVGPGGEPVVVPAAPTGLTAGTATASAVPLSWTASAGATGYNVYRGGTKVLSVSGTSATVTGLAASTAYSFQVTAVNAAGESAKSAAVSATTTAGGGGGGGNGDLPAHALVGYLHSSFANGSGYTRMADVPDSWDVINLAFGEPTSVTSGDIRFSLCPAAECPGVESEAEFKAAIKAKQAAGKKVLISIGGQNGQVQLASTAARDTFVTSVSKIIDTYGLDGLDIDFEGHSLSLNTGDTDFRSPTSPVIVNLISAVKSLKAKYGADFVLTMAPETFFVQLGYQYYGSGPWGGQDPRAGAYIPVIHALRDDLTLLHVQDYNSGSIMGLDNQYHSMGGADFHIAMTDMLLTGFPVAGDQTKVFPALRPEQVAFGLPASTQAGNGHTSPAEVTKALNCLTKKTDCGSYQTHGTWSGLRGLMTWSINWDRFNNWEFQKNFDAYFGS is encoded by the coding sequence GTGGAACGCACCGGACCACCCGCCCGATTCTCCGGACTTCTTGCTGCCTTCTCGGCCGCCCTGCTCGCCGCCGGGGGGCTCGTCGCCTCGGCGCCGGCCGCCGGTGCGGCCGACGCGGATCTGGCGCGCAACGGCGGCTTCGAGGCGGGCCTGGACGGCTGGAGCTGTACGGGCGGCAGCGGAGCCGTCGTCAGCACGCCCGTACACGGCGGCACTTCCGCGCTGAAGGCGACACCGGCCGGCAGCGACAACGCCAAGTGCTCCCAGACCGTCACGGTGAAGCCCGACTCCACGTACACGCTGAGTGCGTGGGTGCAGGGCAGCTACGTGTACCTCGGCGCCTCCGGCACCGGGACCACCGACGTCTCCACCTGGACCCAGTCCGCCGGCGCGTACACGAAGCTCACCACCACGTTCAGGACCGGCGCCGCGACCACCTCGGTCAGCGTCTACACCCACGGCTGGTACGGCACCCCGGCCTACTACGCCGACGACCTCACCCTCGTCGGCCCCGGCGGCGAACCCGTCGTCGTGCCCGCCGCGCCCACCGGACTGACGGCCGGTACGGCCACCGCGTCCGCCGTTCCGCTGTCCTGGACCGCCTCCGCCGGAGCCACCGGCTACAACGTCTACCGGGGCGGGACGAAGGTACTCAGCGTCTCCGGTACCTCGGCGACCGTGACGGGGCTGGCCGCGTCGACCGCGTACAGCTTCCAGGTCACCGCGGTCAACGCCGCGGGAGAGTCCGCGAAGTCCGCCGCCGTGAGCGCCACCACGACCGCCGGCGGCGGCGGGGGAGGCGGGAACGGGGACCTCCCCGCCCACGCACTCGTCGGCTATCTGCACTCCAGCTTCGCCAACGGCTCCGGCTACACCCGGATGGCCGATGTGCCCGACTCGTGGGACGTCATCAACCTCGCCTTCGGCGAGCCGACGTCCGTCACCTCCGGCGACATCCGCTTCTCGCTCTGCCCGGCCGCCGAGTGCCCCGGGGTGGAGTCCGAGGCGGAGTTCAAGGCCGCCATCAAGGCCAAGCAGGCCGCCGGCAAGAAGGTGCTGATCTCCATCGGCGGCCAGAACGGTCAGGTGCAGCTCGCCTCCACCGCCGCGCGTGACACCTTCGTCACCTCCGTGTCCAAGATCATCGACACCTACGGGCTCGACGGCCTGGACATCGACTTCGAGGGCCACTCGCTCTCGCTGAACACCGGGGACACCGACTTCCGCAGCCCGACGAGCCCCGTCATCGTCAACCTGATCTCCGCGGTGAAGTCCCTCAAGGCCAAGTACGGCGCCGACTTCGTCCTCACCATGGCCCCCGAGACCTTCTTCGTGCAGCTCGGCTACCAGTACTACGGCTCCGGCCCCTGGGGCGGCCAGGACCCGCGCGCCGGCGCCTACATCCCGGTCATCCACGCCCTGCGCGACGACCTCACCCTGCTGCACGTCCAGGACTACAACTCGGGCTCCATCATGGGCCTGGACAACCAGTACCACTCGATGGGCGGCGCCGACTTCCACATCGCCATGACCGACATGCTGCTCACCGGCTTCCCGGTCGCGGGCGACCAGACCAAGGTCTTCCCGGCCCTGCGCCCCGAGCAGGTCGCCTTCGGCCTCCCGGCCTCCACCCAGGCGGGCAACGGCCACACCTCGCCCGCCGAGGTCACCAAGGCGCTGAACTGCCTGACGAAGAAGACCGACTGTGGCTCGTACCAGACCCACGGCACCTGGTCCGGGCTGCGCGGGCTGATGACGTGGTCCATCAACTGGGACCGCTTCAACAACTGGGAGTTCCAGAAGAACTTCGACGCCTACTTCGGAAGCTGA
- a CDS encoding GYD domain-containing protein, translating to MPLYLSRFSYTPETWARLIGHPEDRSKAAQSYIESVGGKLHGFWYAFGTHDGYNLWEAPDNVSMAAVALAIGGGGALDSFETTVLLSIEETLDALQKAGQVGYRAPGA from the coding sequence ATGCCGCTCTACCTGTCGAGGTTCAGCTACACGCCGGAAACGTGGGCACGCCTGATCGGCCACCCCGAGGACCGCTCGAAGGCCGCCCAGTCGTACATCGAGTCCGTCGGCGGGAAGCTGCACGGCTTCTGGTACGCCTTCGGCACACATGACGGCTACAACCTCTGGGAAGCCCCGGACAACGTGTCCATGGCCGCGGTCGCGCTGGCGATCGGCGGAGGTGGCGCGCTCGACTCGTTCGAGACGACGGTCCTCCTGAGCATCGAGGAAACGCTCGATGCCCTGCAGAAGGCCGGGCAGGTCGGGTACCGGGCCCCTGGCGCGTAG